The following proteins are co-located in the Terriglobia bacterium genome:
- a CDS encoding ComF family protein: MSVLFPSYCRLCQTPLTRLSRAPVCEACVEAIRPIMGPRCAACGERLMSSHLTSERDESPLCLMCMQDEPAFARASAYGSYDGGLREMVHLLKYDRVRPAANVLGRMLAEVVADLAEAFRPAPPVVMAVPLHVSKLRQRGFNQSELIARAMLKLKLAALHVKLNTTALARQRATESQTGLTSPQRRENMRGAFRVLRSDQIAGRDILLIDDVFTTGTTVSECARVLRRAGANRVFVATVARVLKPEAQRVEPEIEESRVMVAHACESVSPSVFRSSWFRAH, from the coding sequence TTGTCGGTACTGTTTCCATCGTATTGCAGGCTGTGCCAGACGCCGCTGACGCGCCTATCGCGAGCGCCGGTGTGCGAGGCGTGCGTCGAGGCCATTCGGCCGATCATGGGACCGCGCTGCGCGGCCTGCGGCGAGCGGTTGATGAGTTCCCACCTAACGTCGGAGCGGGATGAGTCACCTTTGTGCCTGATGTGCATGCAGGACGAGCCGGCGTTTGCGCGCGCCTCGGCGTATGGCAGCTATGACGGCGGCCTGCGCGAGATGGTCCACCTGCTAAAGTACGACCGGGTGCGTCCGGCGGCAAATGTGCTGGGACGAATGCTGGCCGAGGTGGTCGCCGATCTGGCGGAAGCTTTCAGGCCGGCTCCGCCGGTGGTGATGGCGGTGCCGCTGCATGTCTCGAAGCTGCGGCAACGCGGGTTCAACCAGTCGGAGCTAATTGCGCGCGCCATGCTCAAGCTGAAGCTGGCGGCGCTGCACGTCAAGCTGAACACCACGGCGCTGGCACGACAACGGGCGACGGAATCGCAAACCGGATTGACCTCGCCGCAGCGGCGGGAAAACATGCGCGGAGCATTCAGAGTCCTGCGCAGCGACCAGATTGCCGGGCGCGACATCTTATTGATCGACGACGTGTTCACCACCGGGACAACGGTGTCGGAATGCGCGCGCGTGTTGCGCCGCGCAGGCGCAAACAGGGTGTTCGTGGCGACGGTAGCAAGAGTGTTGAAGCCGGAAGCGCAGCGGGTGGAGCCGGAGATTGAAGAGTCGCGAGTGATGGTGGCACATGCATGCGAGTCGGTCAGTCCATCAGTCTTTCGGTCGTCATGGTTTCGTGCTCACTGA
- a CDS encoding HNH endonuclease, giving the protein MHAPVLVLNASYEPINVCAARRAIVLVLKGVAMTEEENGHFLHAARITIRVPSVIRLLEYRRIPHQTRALSRKNILLRDRSSCQYCGAVLGSSELTLDHVVPRSRGGLSTWENLVACCHGCNRSKGNQLPMEANMKLIREPRAFNLHTSRHIMRLLGHSDAKWRKYLFY; this is encoded by the coding sequence ATGCACGCGCCGGTGCTGGTGCTGAACGCGTCGTACGAGCCGATCAACGTGTGCGCGGCGCGGCGGGCCATCGTGCTGGTGCTGAAGGGCGTCGCCATGACCGAGGAAGAAAACGGGCACTTCCTGCACGCGGCGCGCATTACCATCCGCGTGCCGTCGGTGATCCGGCTGCTGGAGTACCGGCGGATTCCGCACCAGACGCGGGCGCTGTCGCGCAAGAACATCCTGCTGCGCGACCGCAGCAGTTGCCAGTATTGCGGCGCGGTGCTGGGCTCCAGCGAGCTCACGCTGGACCATGTGGTGCCGCGCTCGCGCGGAGGACTGTCCACCTGGGAAAACCTGGTGGCGTGCTGCCATGGCTGCAACCGGAGCAAGGGCAACCAGCTTCCGATGGAGGCCAACATGAAGCTGATCCGCGAGCCGAGGGCATTCAATCTGCATACCAGCCGGCACATCATGCGGCTGCTGGGACATTCGGACGCGAAGTGGAGGAAGTACCTGTTCTACTGA
- a CDS encoding flavodoxin family protein, whose translation MKVLAFNGSPKMHKGNTALILEPFLDGARSAGADVELLYTSNLKINPCQGDFNCWLKSPGKCHQQDDMQLVHPKLREADAWVFATPVYVWGVSGPLKNLMDRIIPLIEPFITINDGHCSHPLRPDTKRAKIVLVSNCGFWEMDNFDPVLAQLQTLCRVIGFEFAGALLRPAGPLLAAMLEMGAPVQDVLDAAREAGRQLVHDGIISDRAQQIVSRDLMPRDAYIQSINQNFQQTLASVH comes from the coding sequence ATGAAAGTCCTCGCCTTTAACGGAAGCCCCAAAATGCACAAGGGCAACACCGCCCTCATCCTCGAGCCTTTTCTCGACGGCGCGCGCAGCGCCGGCGCCGATGTCGAGCTGCTCTACACCAGCAATCTCAAAATCAACCCCTGCCAGGGCGACTTCAACTGCTGGCTCAAGTCGCCGGGCAAATGCCACCAGCAGGACGACATGCAGCTCGTCCATCCCAAGCTGCGCGAAGCCGACGCCTGGGTCTTCGCCACGCCGGTTTACGTCTGGGGCGTCAGCGGCCCGCTCAAGAACCTGATGGACCGCATAATTCCGCTGATCGAACCGTTCATCACCATTAACGACGGCCACTGCTCGCATCCGCTACGCCCGGACACCAAGCGCGCCAAGATCGTGCTCGTCTCCAACTGCGGCTTCTGGGAGATGGACAACTTCGATCCCGTGCTGGCGCAACTGCAAACCCTATGCCGCGTCATCGGCTTTGAATTTGCCGGGGCCCTGCTGCGTCCCGCCGGCCCGCTGCTGGCCGCCATGCTGGAAATGGGCGCTCCCGTGCAGGACGTGCTGGACGCTGCCCGCGAAGCCGGCCGGCAACTGGTGCACGACGGCATCATTTCGGATAGAGCGCAGCAAATTGTCAGCCGCGACTTGATGCCGAGGGACGCCTACATCCAGTCGATTAACCAGAACTTCCAGCAGACTCTGGCCTCGGTCCATTAG